The Pyrococcus horikoshii OT3 genome includes a window with the following:
- a CDS encoding tripartite tricarboxylate transporter permease — protein MRELLNLIEGVAFGTLTGLTPGLHVNSLSRLSLPIPVLFVMGLVHTFLDSIPSALFGVPEADDTVPSLLPSHRMVIQGRFGELVRLSISASMLALILSILALPLYTLVAPLYTYKFGILFVAVLSLLIIMFQRNKVAALAIFLLSGFLGFITFRLPVHDPFYPLFTGLFALPLLIEAYLNPPSEVKIEDSELRISKLRIIKFSALGTFFGALASLLPTLTAGQSSLLGSKFTENDEDFLTIVYSTNTAAYSFSLVNLALTGRARNGVMVAIGDVSLNELPYLYLLALSAGMIVLSLAPKLALLMGKLAFKRYRLSIILILSFLFILGYVYNGIIGVTLMLSAMFLGFLAPMWGVARVTYMGVLMVPILVETII, from the coding sequence ATGAGGGAACTTCTAAATCTAATTGAAGGGGTGGCCTTTGGAACCTTAACGGGATTAACTCCCGGTCTCCACGTTAATTCTCTAAGCAGATTATCCTTGCCAATTCCCGTGTTATTCGTTATGGGCCTAGTTCATACTTTCCTGGACTCAATCCCCTCCGCTTTGTTTGGTGTTCCTGAGGCCGATGATACCGTCCCTTCTCTTTTACCTTCCCATAGGATGGTTATCCAGGGGAGATTTGGAGAATTAGTTAGGCTTTCGATCTCGGCTAGTATGCTCGCTTTAATACTATCAATATTGGCTTTACCTTTGTACACTCTAGTAGCTCCCCTTTATACGTATAAGTTTGGCATCCTCTTTGTTGCCGTGCTATCCCTACTTATAATAATGTTCCAGAGGAATAAGGTGGCCGCTTTGGCGATCTTCCTACTTTCAGGATTCTTGGGATTTATAACGTTTAGGTTACCTGTGCATGATCCCTTTTACCCTCTCTTTACCGGTTTATTTGCACTTCCCCTCCTTATTGAAGCTTACTTGAATCCTCCTAGTGAAGTTAAAATTGAAGATTCCGAGTTGAGAATTTCAAAGCTTAGGATAATAAAATTCTCGGCCTTGGGGACTTTCTTTGGAGCTTTGGCATCTTTATTACCAACCCTCACGGCTGGACAGTCTTCTCTCCTGGGCTCCAAGTTCACGGAGAATGATGAAGACTTCTTGACGATCGTATATTCAACGAATACAGCAGCTTACTCTTTTTCTCTTGTAAATTTGGCCCTAACTGGGAGAGCTAGAAATGGTGTCATGGTTGCCATAGGGGATGTATCCCTTAATGAGCTCCCCTATTTATACCTCCTGGCCCTCTCAGCGGGGATGATAGTTTTAAGCCTAGCACCCAAATTAGCCCTACTCATGGGTAAATTAGCCTTTAAAAGGTATAGACTTTCGATAATTTTAATTCTATCCTTCCTTTTCATACTTGGATACGTGTACAACGGGATAATTGGGGTAACGCTCATGCTCTCGGCGATGTTCCTTGGCTTCTTAGCTCCTATGTGGGGAGTTGCTAGGGTAACGTACATGGGTGTTCTCATGGTTCCCATTCTCGTGGAAACGATTATCTAG
- a CDS encoding membrane protein, translating into MDVNEPIMAAFPIAKRLWNAIVNKKGLPDPEEVSRIIEEIGLRNLYKDEGIALFRNRYVVALLIPRKNMIVIDFISASGELSDALELVAYYDKEIECYVIEIIPANELEYEENLGIEPVIIDAKTFELKSYPVLGEFEVGRKVKLKIDSYTFKLWRESGKLNVCPVCGGELRWKKEKAVCLDCGIEVIISEER; encoded by the coding sequence ATGGACGTTAATGAGCCGATAATGGCGGCCTTTCCAATTGCAAAGCGACTTTGGAATGCAATAGTTAATAAAAAAGGATTACCAGATCCCGAAGAGGTATCCAGGATAATCGAAGAGATAGGACTGAGAAATCTTTACAAGGATGAAGGAATAGCCCTGTTTAGGAATAGATACGTGGTAGCCCTCTTAATTCCCAGGAAGAACATGATTGTGATAGACTTCATTTCAGCAAGCGGAGAGCTCAGCGATGCTCTGGAACTCGTTGCATACTACGATAAGGAGATAGAGTGCTATGTGATAGAAATCATTCCGGCAAATGAGCTTGAATACGAGGAGAACCTTGGAATTGAACCTGTAATTATAGATGCTAAAACCTTTGAACTTAAGAGCTATCCCGTTTTAGGTGAATTTGAAGTTGGAAGGAAAGTGAAATTGAAGATCGATAGTTATACATTTAAACTTTGGAGAGAGAGCGGAAAGCTGAACGTGTGTCCAGTTTGTGGAGGAGAGCTTAGATGGAAAAAAGAGAAAGCAGTTTGCTTGGACTGTGGAATAGAGGTGATCATAAGTGAGGAACGTTAA